From the Girardinichthys multiradiatus isolate DD_20200921_A chromosome 22, DD_fGirMul_XY1, whole genome shotgun sequence genome, one window contains:
- the bmp5 gene encoding bone morphogenetic protein 5 produces the protein MTALYTPLNRALFALAWSSLSFFCCAQCALTDNHVHSSFIYRRLRNHERREIQREILSILGLPHRPRPFSPGKQASSAPLFMLDLYNAMAFGEEEGVAVLNRSAGKSFSAKAQGHSKKSYYSPHHAGYSRVSQPYRAAPLLGHSPALTTAHDTNFLNDADMVMSFVNLVEKDKDFSHQRRHYKEFRFDLTQIPDGEAVTAAEFRIYKDRSHARYNNITLKVSIYQVIKEYQNKDAETFLLDSKKVQASNGGWLVFDITATSNHWVMNPQQNFGLQLCVETMDGRSINIKSAGIVGRNGPQSKQPFVVAFFKASGVLLRSVRAAGGKKKNHNRNKSTNQQESSRMPKPGDYNTSEQKQACKKHELYVSFRDLGWQDWIIAPEGYAAFYCDGECSFPLNAQMNATNHAIVQTLVHLMFPDNVPKPCCAPTKLNAISVLYFDDSSNVILKKYRNMVVRSCGCH, from the exons ATGACAGCGCTTTATACTCCTCTGAACCGCGCACTTTTTGCACTTGCATGGAGCAGTCTGAGTTTTTTTTGCTGCGCTCAGTGCGCTCTCACTGACAACCATGTGCACTCTAGCTTTATTTACAGGAGGTTGCGCAATCACGAGCGCAGGGAGATCCAGAGAGAGATCCTTTCCATCCTGGGCTTGCCTCACCGTCCGAGGCCCTTCTCTCCCGGAAAACAGGCGTCCTCCGCGCCGCTCTTCATGCTCGACCTCTACAACGCCATGGCCTttggggaggaggagggggtggCGGTGTTGAATCGTAGCGCAGGGAAGAGCTTCAGTGCCAAGGCTCAAGGGCACTCCAAGAAAAGTTACTACAGCCCGCACCATGCCGGTTACTCCCGTGTGTCGCAGCCCTACAGAGCGGCCCCTCTGCTGGGGCACAGTCCTGCACTAACCACGGCGCACGACACCAATTTCCTCAATGATGCTGATATGGTTATGAGCTTTGTCAATTTAG TGGAGAAAGATAAAGATTTTTCTCACCAAAGAAGACACTACAAGGAGTTCCGTTTTGACCTGACTCAGATCCCAGATGGAGAGGCGGTGACCGCAGCAGAATTTAGGATTTATAAGGACCGCAGTCATGCTCGCTACAACAATATCACCCTGAAGGTTTCCATATATCAAGTCATCAAAGAATATCAAAACAA AGATGCAGAGACATTCTTGCTTGACTCCAAAAAGGTGCAGGCATCTAATGGGGGCTGGCTTGTCTTTGATATAACAGCCACCAGTAACCATTGGGTGATGAACCCGCAACAAAATTTTGGTCTTCAGCTTTGTGTGGAAACCATGGATG GACGGAGTATCAACATAAAATCTGCTGGAATCGTCGGGAGGAACGGGCCGCAATCCAAACAGCCATTCGTCGTTGCTTTCTTTAAGGCCAGTGGGGTACTGCTCCGCTCAGTGAGAGCTGCTGGTGGGAAGAAAAAGAACCACAATCGCAATAAATCTACTAATCAACAAGAATCATCAAGGATGCCAAAACCTGGAG ATTATAACACCAGCGAACAGAAACAAGCCTGCAAAAAGCATGAGCTTTATGTCAGCTTTCGAGACTTGGGTTGGCAG GATTGGATCATTGCACCGGAGGGCTATGCTGCTTTTTATTGTGACGGAGAATGCTCTTTTCCACTCAATGCTCAAATGAATGCAACAAATCATGCTATTGTTCAAACCCTG GTTCATTTAATGTTTCCTGACAACGTGCCAAAGCCGTGCTGCGCCCCGACCAAGCTCAACGCAATATCAGTGCTTTACTTTGATGACAGTTCCAATGTTATTctgaaaaaatacagaaatatggtTGTTAGATCTTGTGGGTGCCATTAG